GGACGTCTGGGGTGGTTCTTTTTTGCTCCTTTCCACTCCTGTTTTGTTTCATCACTCACTGCATCAGGTAGGGCGACCTCTTTAAGACGTGGCAGGGACTGGATTGTGCGGCTAAAGCCATTTATATCCTTACATAGCAGCCGGAGGAACTCGAGGCGAGGCAGAGCTCCCTCTTGTATTTCCAGCTCGGTTGCGACTTCTGCCACGACACATAGGTGTCGCAGGCTTCTGAGTGCATGGCCTTGCCTGATGCCGAGCTTGTCCAGTTGAGTTGCAATCAGCTTCAGGTACTCCAGGCCGCGCACTCTGCTCAGGGCATCAAGAATGTTACCACTCAGCTTATGATCACCAAGGAATGACAGGCACAGCTTAGTGAGACCACCCAGCATGGTAACAAACAGAGGCAGCTGACTACATATGGTGTTCCCTTGTAGCTTGAGTGAGCTAAGGTAGTAGGAGTAATCCTTCTCCAAGGAGAAATCCAACAAGTCTGGACACCATTCATCATTGGTGTTCAGTGAGAGTGAATGAGCTTTGTTCAGATCGGTGCCGCTCTGGATGAACCCCTTGATTGACTTTGAGAGGTGTCTTGAGTTGCTGCTGTCATGTGCGGTGAACTCGCACCATATTTTCACCTTGGTCAAGTGCTTCATATGCTCCATGATCTGTGTGAATCCTTGGCTATTGTTGTCCACAACAAATCCGGCTAAAGTTTCCAATTTACTTCTCTCTGACAGCCAAGTCTGTAGCTTACTCATTCTCCGGCTTCCTACATCTTGTTGGAGCTTGAACTTTCCAAACAGATGAATTAAATATGGCAATTCCATGACTTCTATGGTCAGAATCTCTATACTGGTTCCTCTTAAATCCAGTGTTTCCAAAAGTTGAAGCTTCTTGATCTGTTTTGGAATAACTGTAACTCTAGTAGCACCTCTGAGGCTTAGGTACCTGAGCAGCGACATGTTGCTGCATATCTCCTTGAGATGCTTGTCTCCCAAGTGTTCATCGCACTCTTCTAAATCCAAAACTCTAATCAGTTTGTACTTGGAAAAGTCCAACATTGAATTGTGCGCTTCACCAAAGATTGTCAGAGAACGGACAAGACTTAGATCCTTTGGATCCATTTTGGATCTTGCATCAGTTTTATGCTGCAGAGAAATCCAACGAATTTTACTCCCAGGTGGGGGATCCTTATCATATAACAAGGTAACAAAGTTCTCGGACATGGATCTGTGCAGAATGAACTCAAGCATTATACTGTGAGGTTTGCATGTCTTCACCTCTGCACTGCCGTTGCCGCTGGCATCAATAGGCTGGATGATGCTCTTGTCGACCAGCTCATTGAAACTGGCAACAGCAACCTCAAGGGCACTGCGTTTAGGCTCTGCTGTGATGAAACCTTCGGCTGACCATCGCCTTATCAGGCTTCCTCTCCTGATTGGGCGACCACTTGGGTAAATACCAAGATAAAGCAAGCAGATCTTGATATCTTGCTTGCTTAGGTTGGTGTAGCTACGGACGAGCACACGCTTCATATTTGCTAACATATGATGTGTCTCCAGATGGCTGCCAAGGTTATTTCCCAGATCTGCCCATTGTCGCCGTCTGTGATCACCGTGCAACAACCGTGCTGTGGTAATAAGAGCAAGGGGCAGACCATCACATTTCCTTATTACTTCTGAACTTAGCTCCGTATCACGGACTGTTGGTGGATACACCAAGGAAGCTTTCTCAAAGAACAATTGTTTCGAGTGTTGCTCAGCAAGAGTTCT
Above is a window of Triticum aestivum cultivar Chinese Spring chromosome 6B, IWGSC CS RefSeq v2.1, whole genome shotgun sequence DNA encoding:
- the LOC123135937 gene encoding disease resistance protein RGA4 isoform X1, with the translated sequence MAELVVAANLAGSVASRNAPKLWDYLVQNRKLRAELKHDISYIRSESLMISAAIQQDGDRPPWSSNPVHKVWITMVRDLAYDIEDCIDRFTHRVTLKPDVSWIVKKFHRMKTRSARNKFAAAIRRLRKKSEDASKLRTSYSTSEYGGGSSTLESETPSDDTDTSVAAVGMDVPHDELMELIRETPQGQQPMELKVISLVGFGGIGKTLLTKHVYNTTESEYKARAWVCAAEKGSRDVLKEILWQLGMHSTISSSSGSAGNPCRLSNNMLCASLRECLGTKRFLIVIDDMRRDFWVDIKDAFPVVPGVNSRVIVTTATQTIAIKSSCRDGHVYIMRTLAEQHSKQLFFEKASLVYPPTVRDTELSSEVIRKCDGLPLALITTARLLHGDHRRRQWADLGNNLGSHLETHHMLANMKRVLVRSYTNLSKQDIKICLLYLGIYPSGRPIRRGSLIRRWSAEGFITAEPKRSALEVAVASFNELVDKSIIQPIDASGNGSAEVKTCKPHSIMLEFILHRSMSENFVTLLYDKDPPPGSKIRWISLQHKTDARSKMDPKDLSLVRSLTIFGEAHNSMLDFSKYKLIRVLDLEECDEHLGDKHLKEICSNMSLLRYLSLRGATRVTVIPKQIKKLQLLETLDLRGTSIEILTIEVMELPYLIHLFGKFKLQQDVGSRRMSKLQTWLSERSKLETLAGFVVDNNSQGFTQIMEHMKHLTKVKIWCEFTAHDSSNSRHLSKSIKGFIQSGTDLNKAHSLSLNTNDEWCPDLLDFSLEKDYSYYLSSLKLQGNTICSQLPLFVTMLGGLTKLCLSFLGDHKLSGNILDALSRVRGLEYLKLIATQLDKLGIRQGHALRSLRHLCVVAEVATELEIQEGALPRLEFLRLLCKDINGFSRTIQSLPRLKEVALPDAVSDETKQEWKGAKKNHPRRPKLLFVETKPMGSESAAEIIPAETTTDTTVEEVDVEREPAAAATDTTLSVTTLPNVTTKETGVTSGMVDDQELMKSEPAAEASPAAIATDTTADEVDVKSAPAENFESPVPSPTDAISTVQVDGGQHDDEQGKYFANTKDVKYFAKKHGLSVQVTDRMNKGSSKEEMEGMAGLEGQQMEDATKNQGLRNKQRLRTRLSSLVAIGVFRQRSRQGMLVP
- the LOC123135937 gene encoding disease resistance protein RGA4 isoform X2, producing the protein MAELVVAANLAGSVASRNAPKLWDYLVQNRKLRAELKHDISYIRSESLMISAAIQQDGDRPPWSSNPVHKVWITMVRDLAYDIEDCIDRFTHRVTLKPDVSWIVKKFHRMKTRSARNKFAAAIRRLRKKSEDASKLRTSYSTSEYGGGSSTLESETPSDDTDTSVAAVGMDVPHDELMELIRETPQGQQPMELKVISLVGFGGIGKTLLTKHVYNTTESEYKARAWVCAAEKGSRDVLKEILWQLGMHSTISSSSGSAGNPCRLSNNMLCASLRECLGTKRFLIVIDDMRRDFWVDIKDAFPVVPGVNSRVIVTTATQTIAIKSSCRDGHVYIMRTLAEQHSKQLFFEKASLVYPPTVRDTELSSEVIRKCDGLPLALITTARLLHGDHRRRQWADLGNNLGSHLETHHMLANMKRVLVRSYTNLSKQDIKICLLYLGIYPSGRPIRRGSLIRRWSAEGFITAEPKRSALEVAVASFNELVDKSIIQPIDASGNGSAEVKTCKPHSIMLEFILHRSMSENFVTLLYDKDPPPGSKIRWISLQHKTDARSKMDPKDLSLVRSLTIFGEAHNSMLDFSKYKLIRVLDLEECDEHLGDKHLKEICSNMSLLRYLSLRGATRVTVIPKQIKKLQLLETLDLRGTSIEILTIEVMELPYLIHLFGKFKLQQDVGSRRMSKLQTWLSERSKLETLAGFVVDNNSQGFTQIMEHMKHLTKVKIWCEFTAHDSSNSRHLSKSIKGFIQSGTDLNKAHSLSLNTNDEWCPDLLDFSLEKDYSYYLSSLKLQGNTICSQLPLFVTMLGGLTKLCLSFLGDHKLSGNILDALSRVRGLEYLKLIATQLDKLGIRQGHALRSLRHLCVVAEVATELEIQEGALPRLEFLRLLCKDINGFSRTIQSLPRLKEVALPDAVSDETKQEWKGAKKNHPRRPKLLFVETKPMGSESAAEIIPAETTTDTTVEEVDVEREPAAAATDTTLSVTTLPNVTTKETEASPAAIATDTTADEVDVKSAPAENFESPVPSPTDAISTVQVDGGQHDDEQGKYFANTKDVKYFAKKHGLSVQVTDRMNKGSSKEEMEGMAGLEGQQMEDATKNQGLRNKQRLRTRLSSLVAIGVFRQRSRQGMLVP